Sequence from the Amaranthus tricolor cultivar Red isolate AtriRed21 chromosome 1, ASM2621246v1, whole genome shotgun sequence genome:
taataggactcatattatttttaaaatttttgctctcaaaattaatttatctttttatcttattcatatacattttatatttttatcattttaacttatttttttatttttattatatttagagCTATTTCTTTAATGAGGGAGTAATATCAAGAAAACTAGGTAGTCCTACGACATACTAGGAAAGGCGTGTACTATAAAGCATAATCTAAAAAATTCAACTTATGATTATTCACAATTATTATTCATTTCAATTAGCATTTGGACCACCCTTTTCATACCTCCTTTAATTTCTTTGCCTTCTTGAATAATtagtagtatatattatttaacttttttttggctttgtttggtataaatagGCTAACCCCTTAATAAATGAATTTTGGGTGATTATTGACTTtttaattagttaaaaaaaaataaaaaataaaaaattataattattttacaaataGCTTTCAACATACCTTTTATTTGGTTTTAGGTTAGAATGAAGAAGTTACTTAATGTAATCACTAATTTGGTACACTTAATTACTGATGAAAATCTAAAATACTTAATGTAATcgctattaaatattaaattagtcAATTGAACTAACTATCAACAATAATTGTTAAATAACCCCCTCATTCTAATACTACTTCATTCCCATTAAATTTACtccttttaaataaatataaacttgttccatttaatttaacttatttctattattagccatgacttacattattttttttaattatcattcCAGACATTTCTATACAAAATCTCATTATCTACTTTTGTCTCATTTTTCTTGATTTCTTCGTGAAGTATTTACATAGCAAATTtaaaaggagagagaaaataataataaatatatacgATCTCtcgataaaattaattaatactattaaaattcaaattaaaacagatcaaataaaaaatatttaactattctaacttataaattaaaaataaaatctaaataaACGTCAAAATGATTAATGATACTCTAAAGAATATAAATGGTATATTTGGTTGACTTAACATAGTGTAAATGTTGAAGAAAACCGACCCTAGTTAACTACTACATACAAGTGGGTGCAAATGTAACTAGGTTTAAACCAATAACGGACCCTGAAGGATGGTGTACGTACAACGTAATTTATGGgatgtaatttttaatttaatttatcatagaATCTAGTCAGAATCTTAAAGCGCTGCTCTCCAACtcaaatataattcaattttttatttataaagcgaaataaaaaaaatatagtgaaGTGATATTTTATTTGAACCATCTAATTGCATAATTTCATaaatattaacttaaataattttttgatgtATCTAATTTAATAtacaaattatcaaaataatacattaattcgcgtaaaaagtcaaatataataagtattATGCAACATAAAAAGGAAgtctttaaaattttcaaatatttgtGTCTTTTGCGAAtgccaaaacaaattttttcaagtttattttacgAATAAAGTACGTGGCCTTGTTAGATTTGTGTTAATATAAGAGTATGAATTTAAACGtgttaaaataaattagaataatttttaaattacagttttaaagttTAAGACTTTTGCAAATTAACGTACCAATGTTTATTTTATGCGAACAGTCATCAAAATTTCAGACCAAATTAAATAATTCTTACCATTTTAGTATTATCAATTTTGGGTGAAATGGTAAAATATATGATTTGGTATGAATGTTATAGATTTTAATTCTTTCgtagttataattaaaaaaaaaaccattaaaattgtaattgtaatttgtaaaaataCTAGCTTTAAAGCTTGGATTTGtaaattattcaataaattaatttaaaataaaaaataggagaAAAAACCAGACTTACAGGATTCAAAGTATGGTGCTCTTTAAAGCTTTCTTCAAGAAAAGCTGATTGTTGTTTAGAAAGTCTTAACTTTTTCCTTGTTGATCCATTTTCCTCATCATCACTTCCTCTTGATGTTGTTGTTATTCCCATCATTTCTTCCCCATTTTCCCTCCTTATCATTATTCCTTTTCCTCCTCCTCcactcttattattattattattattattattattattattattattattattagtgtacAGTGAAAACTCCATAAACGACGACGTTCCACTGTTCGGCGACGACTGCTCCTCCGTTTCCTCCGTCATGGGTCCCACTATTGCACGCCGGTTCACTTCTGTTGCTTTTGACCCTGGACCGTCTGATGAACCCGGTTCTGAACTCACTGACCCCACTTCACAATATTAGCGTTTGAAAagtcaatttatttttaaaacgacAAACTTTACTAAATTGTATAGTATTACAAGTCAACTCTCTTTAACTATTGGGTTAAAATTCCTTTTCCCCattaatatttacaatttttttgtgGTTTTCATTTACCAAATTTACCTAATTACTTACTTTCATTTCATTGCCAGTAATAAGTATTATGAAATGTAAAAAGTATCTCGTTTAATTTAAGCACATTAAAACTTCAATATTTTTAAGcgtgaataattaaaaattataaaaaatttacagTAATATTTATTGCGTTAAgacaaatataacaaaaaaaattttttgccTATATTTCAATtaatagattaagaataaaatacttctataaattaagagtgaatAGTATGGTGACAAAAAATCAATTAGACAAAGTCACCTAAAAAGAGGGTGTATAACATATTTACATTTgtgggttttttttattaatttaaatgtaattaaattaaaattaactaataaaccaaaaaatggtaaaaatatttaagaaaattatttctaataaacccaaaataaatatcaataaaattaagCTTAAATTGAACTTAAATGTATTTTTACTTGAAaaataagatttaaaaaaaaaggagaaaaggGTGGAAAATTACAGTTATCAGGAAGCCAAGGAAAGCGGAGAGGATGAGGAGGTTGAGTAGAGCGAGGAACAGGGGAGAAAGGTAAGAGATCAAGTTGAAGAGGTGATGGTGATGGATCTGACGATGAAGAAGAAGCCACGTTATCTCTTAATTcatgatgatcatgatcatcatcTTTAATATTATATTCACCATCTCCTCTTTTATTCTCAGCCGTTGATCTTGCTCCTACTGATGATGATCCCATGCAGAAGCCCACACTTTTATTACTCTCAACGACTACTCCTTTGTTTCCCAGGCTCAAAGCTAACTCCATCTCTTtatcttttttaaggttttagagagagaaagaagagagagaagggaaaaagaaagaaagaaagaagacgACCTTTGAATGTTTTGTCTACACCACCAAATCCCCTAAAAGGGTTCTGTTACATATATAgggtgtatatttttttataccttttatattacttgcaacatttgacaaaatgatactccctcctattcagcttatatgtctcattttcttttatagtcaagtcatcttaattatcccatttttatttttgatatgggtttttgacttttatgcccttagtagctttatcctattttcaattataccctccattacccatactaattttccttccttacattaaaaaatccataatactactctctttcctacccttagggtcccacttttacctctccttaaaatccatgaaaagtcaaatgggactcttaaggtgaataggagggagtactatttatcatcactcttaatttgtgattaatttttaatatataagttaaaacatagttaagtgaaatcttgtttgattcgtctccttgtaaaattattaatattaaatttttataatttttttatataattagagatattaaaaattaaattagtgcattaaattacgtgaaaaaacaaacattataactataaaaaaaaaaaagtctcatTTGGGTGTTGACTATGGCTATGTTTAGGATCAACATGTGATTTCTTAATTGTTACTCTCTCGGTTTTTTTTAATGTAGTTCTTACAAAAATATCTATaggaattataaaatataaaattatttatataaatatatattttattaaataataaatttgatgtaagaaaactaaaaaaataaaaattacaaatatttaaaaaatattaaaataaagttattggaAAAGATATAAATACTAgaactttaaaaattattttttaaaatttaatgggAAATATGTGGGGACTATATCTCtataaaaaatacaaagatGTTAAAATTAAGTTAGTGAAGGATATGTAAAGAGcataaagtttattaaaatattaaaataaggatgaataagattatttttgtctaaaatttatgatacaaatgaaattttttttaggaacaacaaataaaacactcaAAATGACTAATGAGAACACCTTTAAGGAATGGAATGGAAGaagtattttattttgagtatataagttaaaatatagtcaaataaaatcttatttgatttgttttaatgtgTACTTTATTAATAATGACtttatatatttagttgtatataattaaaaataataatgatttagTTGTGCTTTGACAAACTAAAAAGTGCAAATGGAACTAAAATTATGTCATAGAgggagaaaattataaaaatagagAAGAAATATAGAAAGTGAACATCAAGTAGGAATGgggttatatttaaaaataaaaataatgaggttatatttaaaaataaaaataatgtaaattcatATTATatggattaaaataaaaaaatatgcaaaTTAAATGAGATAAAGAGAGAGCACTATTTAAGAATTAAACTCATAATCTTGTCTAAGAAAAACGATACTTTCTCCGATTGATACAAAGACTCaattcttataaattaaaattattttgctctattatagtaaatttaaaatgaaagcaCATATAGttagaataaatattttttgttatacatggtcaaattattaaaaaataaacaattatattaaGATGTATTTGGGACGAATaatgaattttttataattatatttttaaaacataaaaaaaatacaatgcGTATTAAAGACGAGGGTGGAGGAAAAGTAAGTGAaggatgattttattttatttaattttattttgctttaacttaatttaaaattaatttttcattataagtAGAAGCATGAAGGAATAATAAAGATTGACCGACAAATCCTGGTTGACAAACACACGTGAATAATTATAAATACGCACAACTGTATCATACGGTTTGTTTTagatttctttgatttttattttattcattacttttttttttgatgagaATATTTATTCATTACTTAGGAAGGTAATCATCTTGATTAAATCTTTATTAGTcacttaatattatattatttcctATTCTAACACAATGTATTATCATTTGATTTTATACTTCtcaaatatttctaattgcgttccgttaaaattataaaaaattgaaattaattttacacaaatattttattgaaaaggtttcATGTTGAAATCATTTTTATTGTACTAATCTAATATGAATTTactgtcttaaagtgatcaagtaATAAATTTTTACAGTATTAAAGTAATCATAATTGATTAGTTAGAaaaatgaattatatatatatataggtttgTCTAacgtgagatggtctcatacaaaatgAGCCAAAAAATTTATGCTCCCtctgttttttttgtttgtccactttactttttcacgtatttcaaagtaaattttaagacTCGATATCTCAtagtacacataataaaaattgtaaaaattatatattaaaattctttgcatcaagacGAATATAACAAaatcccacatgaatatattttttcttgaatatatacttcacaaattaaatttaaatttctctctcataaagtggacaaacaaaaaagacAAAGAGCAAGTAAACAGATGAATCacacaaatttttaattaaccataTTTTAAgttaactttaataaaaaatacaaacttagaaagtttaataattaataaaaaaacaaagaaaacatttgattataataaaaaaagtacttcacataatattttataaaagatTAGTATTAATTAGTATTACGTCACTGCATGGTGCGGAGTGGCTAAATCTTATCATACCACCCTTCCCCACAaatcattttttctttattaaattgTTTGGACATGCATTAATTGGGAGTACTTTTGTAATAGTTAAGTACTTTAAGTattctccctttttttttatataatcttCTTACTTTCTTCATTCCAAATTACTTACACTATtacaatataatatttaatttattcattattttcaaatttgtaattaattattttcaaatttgtaattaatttttaattaagttattttatagtcaagtggaatcttacttgattcgtctcaatgtaaaaattataaatatcaaatttaacAATTTCTatcatacataattagagatattaagaattgaattagtgcattagacTGCGTGAAAAGTCTAATAAtgcaagtattttggaacggTAGAAGTATATACAATTACGATATtcacataatatatattaagaaataCTTTACTCTTTACGATCTTTTTGACATTAgcatatatttgatattttaaaatctatATCAGTAAAAAGTTATGTATAATAAGATTTTATATGTTGAGAAGAATTCAAcaatattttacattattttaatttatagatattcatgaaaaaaattatgtatatGAATTTCTTTGTacttaaacttaaataaaaaaagagagagaaaaatattttaaatggaaataattataaatttgataGATAGTCATTGGAGAAAATGTTGAAAtcatgatcattaaaaaataaaactaatgaaaaatatgtgtaaactataattttataaaatgttaaataaaaGTTTTTAGTAAAATAGCTTTATTATAATGGTCTTTGAGCCATCCTCAACAACTCAAGGCATTATCTACAACATTATAATTTGGGTAGAAAAAATGGTACTTCTTTTGTTCTTGTTTACTTGATTAAAATATTTCGAAATCTAATGCGTTTGTTGGATCgttcatatttaaaaattttacacaagtaaaaattataaaaatttgatattatgagaatatgtgACAAGAAGAATAAATAAGATCCTACGTGACTATGTTTTTTCTGATATAATAGCCGAAATATATAAATTACCATAGTTGCAaataaaaagaatggaaaaagtATAAGATGTATCATGAATGTtagtttatcatcatcattgtaccagtgtatctcgctcatagaaaattataatCAGAATATACAGATAATAAAAAGGCGACAactcataacaataataaaaaggcGACAGCTCATAACAATAATGGCGGAGTGCGGCCGCCAAACTATCATGAACGTTAGTTAAGTATTTAAAACATCAATTAAattgtgaatttatttttaagagtATCTTAGAAATGACCTAgttaggaaaaataaaaataaaaataagtgggGATAATCCGATTAATATAATCGACAATTTTATGAATTTCATTATATGTTGGTTTCGTAACATCACTTATGTGTCCATACTCAAGatatacaatatatttaatttttattgtattatAGGCTAGTATTTCTTCAAAACCATATA
This genomic interval carries:
- the LOC130814970 gene encoding homeobox-leucine zipper protein HOX11-like isoform X1 — protein: MELALSLGNKGVVVESNKSVGFCMGSSSVGARSTAENKRGDGEYNIKDDDHDHHELRDNVASSSSSDPSPSPLQLDLLPFSPVPRSTQPPHPLRFPWLPDNLGSVSSEPGSSDGPGSKATEVNRRAIVGPMTEETEEQSSPNSGTSSFMEFSLYTNNNNNNNNNNNNNNNKSGGGGKGIMIRRENGEEMMGITTTSRGSDDEENGSTRKKLRLSKQQSAFLEESFKEHHTLNPKQKLALAKQLNLRPRQVEVWFQNRRARTKLKQTEVDCEYLKRCCETLTDENRRLQKELQELRALKTSQPFFMQLPATTLTMCPSCERVAPTSTSAVTVAASSSSPATPSASVKPATPKRPSPETTNGDITLSLGKPQPQPQPAS
- the LOC130814970 gene encoding homeobox-leucine zipper protein HOX11-like isoform X2; translation: MELALSLGNKGVVVESNKSVGFCMGSSSVGARSTAENKRGDGEYNIKDDDHDHHELRDNVASSSSSDPSPSPLQLDLLPFSPVPRSTQPPHPLRFPWLPDNLSSEPGSSDGPGSKATEVNRRAIVGPMTEETEEQSSPNSGTSSFMEFSLYTNNNNNNNNNNNNNNNKSGGGGKGIMIRRENGEEMMGITTTSRGSDDEENGSTRKKLRLSKQQSAFLEESFKEHHTLNPKQKLALAKQLNLRPRQVEVWFQNRRARTKLKQTEVDCEYLKRCCETLTDENRRLQKELQELRALKTSQPFFMQLPATTLTMCPSCERVAPTSTSAVTVAASSSSPATPSASVKPATPKRPSPETTNGDITLSLGKPQPQPQPAS